In the Myxococcus guangdongensis genome, one interval contains:
- a CDS encoding SMI1/KNR4 family protein produces the protein MESGDGRRGHVVVEKLCAFVAEGAHRGMVLEAQKKAPKGLELGTATTRVGRWLKGAPFKVLVPDFVPASYRLFLQMHGSLTWLAPDTDAPEGAFSLQNTGAWTLVDLPDANGCIDLHELAGEEASEHLWVFHDGYSDSFAFDARVKNERGDALVIRFEDHHLMQPFEERELETLGTFDDWLAARVDHFIALLQDRAPRPKVKQLVEVPADITVPVERAHDEKAFHLALMRGLQQVAAGDLPGARATAKKLLSMSGSLYALSLALDASEDPEERRRLGWQMLASCRAGTSRLHADYLKLYRQRSATVLAELALSQPTLVSMDDAKLLIVEARAVRVGKDEQTAMTGAWDTVAVAKRLESK, from the coding sequence ATGGAAAGTGGAGACGGCCGACGCGGGCATGTCGTGGTCGAGAAGTTGTGCGCCTTCGTCGCGGAAGGTGCACATCGCGGCATGGTATTGGAAGCGCAGAAGAAGGCGCCGAAGGGCCTCGAGCTGGGCACTGCGACGACGCGTGTCGGACGTTGGCTGAAGGGTGCGCCCTTCAAGGTGTTGGTGCCCGACTTCGTGCCGGCGTCGTATCGCCTGTTCCTCCAGATGCATGGGTCGCTGACCTGGCTCGCGCCGGACACCGACGCTCCCGAGGGTGCGTTCTCGTTGCAGAACACCGGCGCGTGGACGCTCGTCGACTTGCCGGATGCCAACGGTTGCATCGATCTCCACGAGCTTGCGGGTGAAGAAGCGTCGGAGCACCTGTGGGTCTTTCACGATGGCTACAGCGACAGCTTCGCGTTCGACGCGCGCGTGAAGAACGAGCGCGGTGATGCGCTCGTCATTCGCTTCGAAGACCATCATCTGATGCAGCCGTTCGAAGAGCGTGAGCTCGAGACGCTGGGGACGTTCGACGACTGGCTCGCCGCGCGGGTCGACCACTTCATCGCGTTGCTCCAGGACCGCGCGCCGCGCCCGAAGGTGAAACAGCTCGTCGAGGTGCCCGCCGATATCACGGTTCCCGTTGAGCGCGCACACGATGAGAAGGCGTTTCACCTGGCGTTGATGCGCGGGCTCCAGCAGGTCGCCGCCGGAGATCTACCGGGCGCGCGCGCAACCGCGAAGAAGCTGCTGTCGATGAGCGGCTCGCTTTACGCGTTGTCACTCGCGCTCGACGCGAGCGAGGACCCCGAGGAGCGGCGTCGTCTCGGCTGGCAGATGCTCGCGAGCTGCCGCGCTGGCACCAGCCGACTGCACGCCGACTACCTCAAGTTGTACCGACAGCGCTCCGCCACCGTGCTCGCCGAGCTCGCGCTGTCGCAGCCGACGTTGGTGTCGATGGACGACGCGAAGCTGCTCATCGTCGAAGCGAGGGCCGTGCGGGTCGGCAAGGACGAACAGACCGCGATGACCGGTGCGTGGGACACCGTCGCGGTCGCGAAGCGCTTGGAGTCGAAATGA
- a CDS encoding WD40 repeat domain-containing protein: protein MKQDRHLHKPRTKLEGHSTPILAADWLPDSSRLVSAAAEDSTVRVWDVATSRTVSTLTVAEGLNKVRLFPSGDLLAATFEDKVARVYALGSGRVLESAPLAARPMALVVSPDGAVYWAGSATRGDVVWSWTPGSTPKPLLKDVHAFEPSCGLSLSDDGTKLWCFFEWDLVVLDARTGQELSRFKGDRDVAIGPGFVLPTGPRVVGVKSPLNRDDDPVRPRLYRWDHETGRADWISEILSYGHGQGTVLAMARSTRWLATGGREGVTLVSSRSGRVLGVLPCEGSAWDVSCLSVSPNDRFVAVGTSKGDLVVHDLGGADLESDWAVPGIPTRSRRGNRLLLRLQKRPGLWLRVHANGDFEKAEGDARTDSAIMPLVAQGEEAAVGASFLASELRRRLWSCDLSRSLFSKRAHAVQVFNGTDLLVEGVIGIEGSENDLGFDSLPDSVGERVEGELSARNILDGIKGLLSQLPGDWD, encoded by the coding sequence GTGAAGCAGGACAGACACCTTCACAAGCCGAGGACGAAGCTCGAGGGCCACTCCACGCCCATCCTCGCCGCGGACTGGCTTCCGGACTCGTCCCGGCTCGTCTCGGCGGCGGCGGAGGACTCCACGGTCCGCGTATGGGACGTCGCGACCTCGCGGACCGTGTCGACGCTCACGGTCGCCGAGGGGCTCAACAAGGTCCGGCTGTTCCCGTCGGGGGACCTGCTGGCCGCGACCTTCGAGGACAAGGTCGCCCGGGTGTACGCGCTGGGTTCTGGCAGGGTGCTGGAGAGCGCACCCCTGGCGGCGCGTCCCATGGCGCTGGTGGTCTCTCCGGACGGCGCTGTGTACTGGGCGGGCTCCGCCACCCGTGGCGACGTGGTCTGGTCGTGGACGCCGGGCTCGACTCCGAAGCCGCTCCTGAAGGACGTCCACGCCTTCGAGCCGTCCTGTGGCCTGTCGCTCTCCGACGACGGGACGAAGCTGTGGTGCTTCTTCGAGTGGGATCTCGTGGTGCTCGATGCGCGGACAGGACAGGAGCTCTCGAGGTTCAAGGGAGATCGAGACGTCGCCATCGGGCCGGGCTTCGTGCTGCCGACCGGGCCTCGCGTGGTGGGTGTGAAGTCACCTCTCAACCGGGATGATGACCCGGTCCGGCCACGCCTCTACAGGTGGGACCACGAGACCGGCAGGGCGGACTGGATCTCGGAGATCCTGTCGTATGGCCACGGGCAGGGAACGGTGCTGGCGATGGCTCGCAGCACGCGCTGGCTCGCGACCGGCGGCCGGGAGGGCGTGACACTCGTTTCGAGCCGTAGCGGGCGGGTGCTCGGGGTGCTGCCATGTGAGGGGTCCGCGTGGGACGTCTCCTGTCTGAGCGTGTCCCCGAATGACCGCTTCGTCGCGGTGGGCACCTCGAAGGGCGACCTGGTCGTCCACGACCTCGGCGGCGCGGACCTCGAAAGTGATTGGGCGGTGCCGGGCATTCCCACGCGCTCGCGCAGAGGCAATCGGCTCCTGCTGCGGCTGCAGAAGCGGCCGGGACTGTGGCTCCGGGTTCACGCGAATGGCGACTTCGAGAAGGCCGAAGGCGATGCCCGCACCGACTCGGCCATCATGCCTCTGGTCGCCCAGGGAGAAGAGGCGGCCGTCGGCGCTTCCTTCCTCGCCTCGGAGCTCCGCAGGCGCCTCTGGTCGTGCGACCTCTCTCGGTCTTTGTTCTCGAAGAGGGCTCATGCCGTGCAGGTCTTCAACGGAACCGACCTGCTCGTCGAGGGCGTTATCGGCATCGAGGGCTCCGAGAACGACCTTGGCTTCGACAGCCTCCCAGACAGTGTCGGGGAGCGGGTCGAAGGAGAGCTCAGCGCGCGGAACATCCTCGATGGCATCAAGGGCCTGCTGTCGCAGCTGCCGGGCGACTGGGATTGA
- a CDS encoding DUF1592 domain-containing protein: protein MSREPAERGRWWRPVVLGLLLSGAAGCEGTLSNPEGPGGGPGPGPGPGPGNPPPTAIEKPAPSVRMARLTHVQWTHSVQELLRLDAPPTTLAGTFRADPAQSGFLFDNDARALSVDEALWGAYQRAAAELASQVTTDATKLARLVPSSTASGEARARAFVESFGLRAHRRPLTSEEVESYLGLYRKGPQAYADMAAFEGGLRLVIEAFLQSPHFLYRVERSTQAVQDRVPLDDYEVASRLSYGLWNAMPDDALFAAASEGTLHSRDGVATQARRMLQDARSNKVVEAFHRTLFDVPRYAAIRPSLTRYPQVTERLGEYAARETSLFVQDVVFSRKGGYSDLLTSPATFVNDELARVYGLSGAFTADFVPVTLDSRERKGVLTQVGFLASHATSVDPDPIHRGVYISERIICRKIGAPPANIPPLPAPQGRTNREVVTSHTEAPGSACASCHTHLINPLGFPFENFDAIGGFRTTDNGHPVDASSTPNINGETVPVRDALDLADALAANESVHACYAKHWVEYLHGRPSAHEDAPLVERLGKLSKAGNLSIVDLVVEVVTSEGFVNRHPEELP from the coding sequence TTGTCACGAGAGCCAGCGGAGCGGGGACGGTGGTGGCGCCCGGTGGTGCTCGGGTTGCTCTTGAGCGGGGCTGCTGGCTGCGAAGGAACCCTCTCCAACCCGGAGGGCCCCGGTGGAGGCCCTGGCCCTGGCCCTGGCCCCGGCCCCGGTAATCCCCCGCCCACCGCCATCGAGAAGCCCGCCCCGTCCGTGCGGATGGCGCGCCTGACGCACGTGCAGTGGACCCACAGCGTGCAGGAGCTGCTCCGGCTGGACGCGCCGCCCACCACGCTGGCGGGCACCTTCCGCGCGGACCCCGCCCAGAGCGGCTTCCTCTTCGACAACGACGCGCGCGCCCTCTCCGTCGACGAGGCCCTCTGGGGCGCCTACCAGCGCGCCGCCGCGGAGCTCGCCAGCCAGGTGACGACGGACGCGACGAAGCTCGCGCGCCTGGTGCCCTCGTCGACCGCCTCCGGCGAAGCGCGCGCCCGCGCCTTCGTGGAGTCCTTCGGCCTGCGCGCGCACCGGCGCCCGCTGACGTCCGAGGAGGTGGAGAGCTACCTCGGGCTGTACCGCAAGGGGCCCCAGGCCTACGCGGACATGGCGGCGTTCGAGGGCGGCCTCCGGCTGGTCATCGAAGCCTTCCTCCAGTCGCCCCACTTCCTCTACCGCGTGGAGCGCAGCACCCAGGCCGTGCAGGACCGGGTGCCGCTCGACGATTACGAAGTGGCTTCGCGGCTGAGCTACGGCCTGTGGAACGCCATGCCGGACGACGCCCTGTTCGCCGCCGCGAGCGAGGGCACCCTGCACTCGCGCGACGGCGTCGCCACCCAGGCCAGGCGCATGCTCCAGGACGCGCGCTCGAACAAGGTGGTGGAGGCCTTCCACCGCACCCTCTTCGACGTGCCCCGCTATGCCGCCATCCGGCCTTCCCTCACGCGCTACCCGCAAGTGACCGAGCGCCTGGGCGAGTACGCGGCCCGGGAGACGAGCCTCTTCGTCCAGGACGTCGTCTTCTCCCGCAAGGGCGGCTACAGCGACCTGCTCACCTCGCCGGCCACCTTCGTCAACGACGAGCTGGCGCGCGTCTACGGGCTGAGCGGCGCGTTCACCGCCGACTTCGTCCCCGTGACGCTCGACTCGCGCGAGCGCAAGGGCGTGCTCACCCAGGTGGGCTTCCTGGCCTCGCACGCGACGTCGGTGGACCCGGACCCCATCCACCGCGGCGTCTACATCTCCGAGCGCATCATCTGCCGGAAGATTGGCGCGCCGCCGGCCAACATCCCGCCGCTCCCCGCCCCCCAGGGCCGCACCAATCGAGAGGTCGTCACCTCGCACACCGAAGCGCCGGGAAGCGCGTGCGCCAGCTGTCACACGCACCTCATCAACCCGCTCGGCTTCCCGTTCGAGAACTTCGACGCCATCGGCGGCTTCCGCACCACGGACAACGGACATCCGGTGGACGCCAGCTCGACGCCCAACATCAACGGGGAGACGGTGCCGGTGCGCGACGCGCTCGACCTGGCGGACGCGCTCGCGGCCAATGAGTCGGTGCATGCGTGCTACGCGAAGCACTGGGTGGAGTACCTCCACGGGCGTCCGTCCGCGCACGAGGATGCGCCGCTGGTGGAGCGGCTCGGAAAGCTGTCGAAAGCGGGCAACCTGTCCATCGTCGACCTCGTGGTGGAGGTCGTCACCAGCGAGGGCTTCGTGAATCGCCACCCGGAGGAGCTGCCATGA
- a CDS encoding DUF1552 domain-containing protein, protein MKLSRRWVLKGLGGTMLSLPFLEGLMPRTARAADSGAQPYAIFFRQANGVASAQTTSELGAEPERFWPRTLGALTADSMAGRAVDVLKDHRANLLLVRNVNMKDYNYGDGHARGAMQGLTARGPVVEGAGGGSESGGESIDHRIGRELNSQQRDSLVFYAGRRGGWLGGPCLSYRSSNVRRAALHDPWNAYQTMIGGPGGLTPEAREQLLVRQRSVNDLVKAQLQSLKQRPELSASDHERVDLHLSNVRDLEVALSCRMRADQELLLQQQAPGYDSTDGTEVLATARLHMDIAVMAMACGTNRAAVIQVGNGNDGDTRYRHPDTGQLMENFHYVSHRRTSHDASGGIITGSDVLHHHVDVQFASTFKHLLDKLAAYQMPDGKRLLEHGVAVWYNDLGNGPAHSARNVPFVLAGSCNGFLKQGVYVEASGGGNPNHNRMLNTIGSAVGLRNAAGGNLDDFGDPTLTKGVLSELIA, encoded by the coding sequence ATGAAGCTGAGTCGCCGGTGGGTGTTGAAGGGCCTGGGCGGGACGATGCTGAGCCTGCCGTTCCTCGAGGGGCTGATGCCGAGGACCGCCCGCGCGGCGGACTCGGGGGCGCAGCCGTACGCCATCTTCTTCCGGCAGGCCAACGGCGTCGCCTCGGCCCAGACGACGTCGGAGCTGGGCGCGGAGCCGGAGCGCTTCTGGCCGCGCACCTTGGGGGCGCTCACCGCGGACAGCATGGCCGGGCGGGCCGTGGATGTGCTCAAGGACCACCGCGCGAACCTGCTCCTGGTGCGCAACGTCAACATGAAGGACTACAACTACGGGGACGGCCACGCCCGCGGCGCCATGCAGGGGCTGACCGCGCGGGGCCCCGTGGTCGAGGGCGCGGGCGGCGGCTCCGAGTCCGGCGGTGAGTCCATCGACCACCGCATCGGCCGCGAGCTCAACTCGCAGCAGCGCGACTCGCTCGTCTTCTACGCGGGCCGGCGTGGCGGCTGGCTCGGGGGGCCCTGCCTCTCCTACCGGAGCAGCAACGTGCGCCGGGCCGCGCTGCATGACCCGTGGAACGCGTACCAGACGATGATTGGCGGCCCGGGAGGACTGACGCCCGAGGCTCGCGAGCAGCTCCTCGTCCGGCAGCGCAGCGTGAATGATTTGGTGAAGGCCCAGCTCCAGTCGCTCAAGCAGCGGCCCGAGCTGAGCGCGTCGGACCATGAGCGCGTGGACCTGCACCTGTCGAACGTGCGGGACCTGGAGGTCGCCCTGAGCTGCCGCATGCGCGCGGACCAGGAGCTCCTGCTCCAGCAGCAGGCGCCCGGCTATGACAGCACGGACGGCACCGAGGTGCTCGCCACGGCCCGGTTGCACATGGACATCGCCGTGATGGCGATGGCCTGCGGCACCAACCGCGCGGCCGTCATCCAGGTGGGCAACGGCAACGACGGCGACACGCGCTACCGCCACCCGGACACGGGGCAGTTGATGGAGAACTTCCATTACGTGTCCCACCGTCGCACGTCGCACGACGCCAGCGGCGGCATCATCACTGGCTCGGATGTGCTGCATCACCACGTGGACGTGCAGTTCGCGAGCACCTTCAAGCACCTGTTGGACAAGCTGGCGGCCTACCAGATGCCGGACGGCAAGCGGCTCCTCGAGCACGGCGTGGCGGTCTGGTACAACGACCTGGGCAACGGGCCGGCGCACTCGGCGCGCAACGTGCCCTTCGTCCTGGCGGGCAGCTGCAATGGCTTCCTCAAGCAGGGCGTCTACGTCGAGGCGTCGGGCGGCGGCAATCCCAACCACAACCGGATGCTGAACACGATTGGCTCCGCCGTGGGGCTGAGGAACGCGGCCGGCGGGAACCTGGATGACTTCGGCGACCCGACGCTGACCAAGGGCGTGCTCTCCGAGCTCATCGCCTGA
- a CDS encoding epoxide hydrolase family protein, with translation MHNSKRHTQTPFTLAISDAELDDLRARLKATRFPSTVEGVGWGDGTDAELIRHLVTHWAERFDWRAAEQRLNAIPQFIEEIDGERVHFVHAAGQGQTRVPIVLANGWPSNFVEFLPLIPLLTAERDGVSFDVIIPSLQGFGFSGRPTKKGMNMTRMGHLWAELMTRLGYEKFLVACSDLGSGVCFSLVRNHPSRLLGVHYLNVFSGYPRPEAPTPEEVDYFRRVDLWNLTQGAYIMLHGTKPQTLAVGLNDSPAGLASWILEKFHGCSLLRDGQLESVYSLDDLCTLLSVYWFTQTIGSSVRLYKEAFADQELLAPMPHHGVKQGVLVPADVDNPAPRAWGERHLQNLVHWTEARQVGHFPALEAPEHYAADIRAFHGTIR, from the coding sequence ATGCACAACTCCAAGCGACACACGCAGACCCCATTCACCCTGGCCATTTCCGACGCCGAGCTCGACGACCTCCGAGCACGGCTGAAGGCCACTCGCTTCCCCTCGACGGTCGAAGGCGTCGGCTGGGGCGATGGCACCGACGCCGAGCTGATCCGACACCTGGTCACCCACTGGGCGGAGCGCTTCGACTGGCGCGCCGCCGAGCAGCGCCTCAACGCGATTCCGCAATTCATCGAGGAGATTGACGGCGAGCGGGTCCACTTCGTTCATGCGGCGGGTCAGGGACAGACGCGCGTTCCCATCGTCCTCGCCAATGGCTGGCCGTCGAACTTCGTCGAGTTCCTGCCGCTCATCCCGCTGCTCACGGCCGAGCGAGACGGGGTGTCGTTCGACGTCATCATCCCCTCGCTGCAGGGCTTCGGATTCTCGGGCCGGCCCACGAAGAAGGGCATGAACATGACCCGCATGGGTCATCTGTGGGCCGAGCTGATGACCCGGCTGGGCTATGAGAAGTTCCTCGTGGCGTGCTCGGACCTGGGCTCCGGGGTCTGCTTCAGCCTGGTCCGCAACCATCCCAGCCGGCTCCTGGGGGTGCACTACCTCAACGTCTTCTCGGGGTACCCGCGGCCGGAGGCGCCGACGCCCGAGGAGGTGGACTACTTCCGGCGCGTCGACCTGTGGAACCTCACCCAGGGCGCCTACATCATGCTCCACGGGACCAAGCCGCAGACGCTCGCCGTCGGCCTCAATGACTCACCCGCGGGCCTGGCGTCGTGGATCCTCGAGAAGTTCCACGGCTGCAGCCTGCTGCGGGATGGCCAGCTCGAGTCCGTCTATTCGCTCGACGACCTGTGCACCCTGCTCTCGGTCTACTGGTTCACCCAGACGATTGGCTCATCGGTCCGGCTGTACAAGGAGGCCTTCGCCGACCAGGAGCTGCTGGCGCCGATGCCCCACCACGGCGTCAAGCAGGGCGTGCTGGTGCCCGCCGACGTCGACAATCCCGCGCCGCGCGCGTGGGGCGAGCGGCACCTGCAGAACCTCGTCCACTGGACCGAGGCGCGGCAGGTCGGGCACTTCCCGGCGCTCGAGGCTCCGGAGCACTACGCGGCCGATATCCGCGCGTTCCATGGCACCATCCGGTGA
- a CDS encoding helix-turn-helix transcriptional regulator — translation MDKTERLFAVMDALRRHRRPVTAAALAEEQGVSLRTLYRDVRTLIGLGAPIVGEAGVGYMLKPGFFLPPLMFTAEELEALVLGSRWVEAQPDAGLAGAARNALAKIATASPEDLRDRMNDTGLWPILMRGGAAPVPVLGLVRRAIREEKAILIVYADEKGQPSQRDIWPVQLAFHEGKQLVAAWCCLRQAFRHFRVDRITAASATEARYGRPRSVLAREWREEWERLYPD, via the coding sequence ATGGACAAGACCGAACGCCTCTTCGCAGTCATGGACGCCCTTCGCCGGCACCGCCGCCCCGTCACCGCGGCGGCGCTGGCCGAGGAACAGGGTGTGTCCCTGCGCACGCTCTATCGCGACGTGAGGACGCTCATCGGTCTTGGCGCACCCATCGTGGGCGAGGCGGGCGTGGGCTACATGCTGAAGCCGGGCTTCTTCCTGCCGCCGCTGATGTTCACGGCCGAGGAGCTCGAGGCGCTGGTGCTCGGCTCCCGCTGGGTCGAGGCCCAGCCGGATGCCGGCCTCGCCGGGGCGGCGCGCAATGCCCTGGCCAAGATTGCCACCGCCTCGCCCGAGGACTTGCGCGACCGGATGAACGACACCGGGCTGTGGCCCATCCTGATGCGCGGCGGGGCGGCGCCCGTCCCCGTGCTCGGCCTGGTGCGCCGGGCCATCCGCGAGGAGAAGGCGATCCTCATCGTGTACGCCGACGAGAAGGGCCAACCGAGCCAGCGCGACATCTGGCCGGTGCAGCTCGCGTTTCATGAGGGCAAACAGCTCGTCGCAGCGTGGTGCTGCCTGCGCCAGGCCTTCCGCCATTTCCGCGTCGACCGCATCACCGCTGCCTCTGCGACGGAGGCTCGCTACGGCCGCCCCCGGTCCGTGCTGGCGCGGGAATGGCGGGAGGAATGGGAGCGGCTGTATCCCGATTGA
- a CDS encoding AraC family transcriptional regulator: MSQAAKPLSEGDIAACNVLPAFEASLRFGATEDELADRIGWCRKALLLPDARVSGASTYQHMELMFAKPRYAEFVIAAVRAYDVKSLGVVGLACKTMPNIGVAMACHARFQKLTNRTATYETGLRDDGLYIREQREDPSLGSELISDYTLLVAIRLLSLLSDASIPVRAMYSRRARMPARERALYEETLGAAVTTGAALAELVLEPGVLALGVRKADAEMEGYFRGVLENALPRSDEAPKLLVSVQAAIRDHLQQGAPTLSQVAQVMGLGERTLQRRLSEFGVGFQALLDDTRKTLAEGYLKQPELTLAEVAYLLGFVEQASFFRAFRRWYGVTPQAYRMSIAPR; the protein is encoded by the coding sequence ATGTCGCAGGCCGCCAAACCGCTGTCCGAGGGCGACATCGCCGCGTGCAACGTCCTGCCTGCGTTCGAGGCGTCGCTCCGGTTCGGTGCCACCGAGGACGAGCTGGCCGACCGGATTGGCTGGTGCCGGAAGGCGTTGCTCTTGCCTGACGCGCGGGTCAGCGGTGCGTCGACCTACCAGCACATGGAGCTGATGTTCGCGAAGCCCCGCTATGCCGAGTTCGTTATCGCCGCGGTCCGCGCCTATGACGTCAAGAGCCTCGGCGTCGTGGGCCTCGCGTGCAAGACCATGCCGAACATCGGCGTCGCCATGGCGTGTCATGCCCGATTCCAGAAGCTGACCAACCGCACCGCGACGTACGAGACCGGGCTCCGTGACGACGGTCTCTACATCCGTGAGCAGCGAGAGGACCCGAGTCTCGGTAGTGAGCTCATCTCCGACTACACCCTGCTCGTGGCCATCCGCCTGCTCTCCCTGCTGAGCGACGCCTCCATCCCCGTGCGGGCGATGTACAGCCGCCGGGCGCGGATGCCAGCGAGGGAGCGCGCTCTCTACGAGGAGACGCTCGGCGCGGCCGTGACGACGGGGGCCGCCCTCGCCGAGCTGGTCTTGGAGCCGGGGGTCCTGGCCCTTGGCGTGCGCAAGGCAGACGCGGAGATGGAGGGCTATTTTCGTGGGGTCCTCGAGAATGCCCTGCCAAGGTCAGACGAGGCCCCGAAGCTGCTCGTCTCGGTACAAGCAGCCATTCGTGACCACCTCCAGCAGGGAGCGCCGACCCTGAGCCAGGTCGCCCAGGTCATGGGCCTCGGCGAGCGCACGCTGCAGCGCCGTCTCAGCGAATTCGGAGTCGGCTTCCAAGCGTTGCTGGACGACACGCGCAAGACGCTGGCGGAAGGGTACCTGAAGCAGCCAGAGCTGACGTTGGCCGAGGTCGCATACCTGCTCGGCTTCGTCGAGCAGGCGTCATTCTTCCGGGCTTTCCGTCGCTGGTACGGCGTGACACCCCAGGCCTACCGGATGAGCATCGCGCCGCGGTGA
- a CDS encoding YybH family protein yields the protein MSHYRLAWVVLGSMLVTEPILAQGTPAPAAAVHLPNVALPPALDRVLRDYERAWRAGDAAALALLFAEDGFLLQSNRPPVRGRAAIRAAYEGQGGGPLQLRALAFAAEETSGYIIGAYGYGNKADDMGKFTLTLRRAPGGPWLIVSDMDNANAPPRKQ from the coding sequence ATGAGCCACTATCGCCTTGCGTGGGTCGTCCTTGGCTCGATGCTGGTGACTGAGCCCATCCTGGCTCAGGGCACTCCTGCTCCCGCCGCGGCCGTGCACCTCCCCAATGTCGCACTGCCACCTGCGTTGGACCGCGTGCTGCGCGACTATGAGCGGGCATGGCGCGCGGGCGACGCGGCCGCGCTTGCATTGCTGTTCGCGGAGGACGGGTTCTTGCTGCAGAGCAATCGCCCGCCTGTCCGTGGTCGTGCGGCCATCCGAGCCGCCTATGAAGGGCAGGGCGGTGGTCCATTGCAACTGCGCGCGCTCGCGTTCGCCGCTGAAGAGACGAGCGGCTACATCATCGGCGCATACGGTTACGGCAACAAAGCCGACGACATGGGGAAGTTCACCCTCACCCTGCGTCGTGCACCCGGTGGGCCGTGGCTGATCGTCTCGGACATGGACAACGCGAACGCGCCGCCACGAAAGCAGTAG
- a CDS encoding glycosyltransferase family 39 protein codes for MRRWDGSTPPKPSTPSDGWALVGLVAGVLLLHLLIIDQPALSYVFDEAHYVPAARCLLDGTACNEEHPPLAKVLIALSIQAFGDRGFGWRLPSVFAGSFTLVLLYLLTRRLTDGRVALLAAFLLGFENLWFVHSSIAMLDIPAFFFAMLGVYLFTGQRWWLAGLALGVGMLAKGVVAMVFIALVLYVLLSQERWRSKAALAVTTRVGLSVGIPAALTFLAGLGLYDLVYQAFPSPLHHLASMASYHQTIGSPAMSDSVHPLRWFSGFPNSPYFVTSLQAEDGSIPRDVLQYMDQPNLVILLFIWLAIPLVWPDIRARQPLALLSSLLVGVPYLLFLLVAHVRVTYPFYMLLFVPSQCILSALALSKLPRGATLTFCAGVLAWFFYWFPRNPLAPWE; via the coding sequence ATGCGTCGGTGGGATGGCTCGACGCCGCCGAAGCCCTCGACGCCCAGCGATGGCTGGGCACTCGTGGGGCTCGTGGCGGGGGTCCTGCTGCTTCACCTGCTCATCATCGATCAGCCGGCCCTGTCCTATGTCTTCGACGAGGCCCACTACGTACCGGCCGCCAGGTGTCTGCTCGACGGGACGGCGTGCAACGAGGAGCATCCGCCGCTGGCCAAGGTGCTCATCGCACTCAGCATCCAGGCGTTCGGTGACCGAGGATTCGGCTGGCGCCTGCCCTCCGTCTTCGCAGGCAGCTTCACGCTGGTGCTGCTCTACCTCCTCACCCGGAGGCTCACGGACGGTCGTGTCGCGCTCCTCGCCGCCTTCCTGCTCGGCTTCGAGAACCTCTGGTTCGTCCACTCGTCGATTGCCATGCTCGACATCCCGGCGTTCTTCTTCGCGATGCTGGGCGTCTACTTGTTCACGGGGCAGCGGTGGTGGCTCGCTGGACTCGCGCTCGGCGTTGGCATGCTGGCCAAGGGCGTGGTGGCGATGGTGTTCATCGCGCTGGTGCTCTACGTCCTGCTCAGCCAGGAGCGGTGGCGCTCCAAGGCCGCGCTGGCGGTGACGACACGGGTCGGTCTGAGCGTCGGCATCCCCGCGGCCCTGACCTTTCTCGCGGGACTGGGGCTCTACGACCTCGTGTATCAGGCCTTTCCCAGTCCGCTGCATCACCTCGCGAGCATGGCGAGCTATCATCAGACCATCGGCTCGCCGGCGATGAGCGACAGCGTGCATCCGCTGCGGTGGTTCTCGGGGTTTCCGAACTCGCCGTATTTCGTCACGTCCCTCCAGGCCGAGGACGGCAGCATCCCTCGAGATGTCCTGCAGTACATGGACCAGCCCAACCTGGTCATCCTGCTGTTCATCTGGCTCGCCATTCCGCTCGTGTGGCCGGACATCCGGGCGCGCCAGCCGCTGGCGCTCCTCTCCTCGCTGCTGGTGGGGGTCCCGTACCTGCTCTTCCTCCTGGTCGCGCACGTGCGCGTCACCTATCCGTTCTACATGCTGCTGTTTGTCCCCAGCCAATGCATCCTGTCGGCGCTGGCGCTCTCGAAGCTGCCGCGCGGGGCCACGCTGACATTCTGCGCGGGCGTCCTGGCGTGGTTCTTCTATTGGTTCCCACGCAATCCGCTCGCGCCTTGGGAGTAG